In one window of Anser cygnoides isolate HZ-2024a breed goose chromosome 3, Taihu_goose_T2T_genome, whole genome shotgun sequence DNA:
- the MCFD2 gene encoding multiple coagulation factor deficiency protein 2, protein MAPRGVGAALLCCCLAASLLGALAEERGGEGQHANIRLDKNLVQDKEHIMEHLEGVIEKPESEMSPQELQLHYFKMHDYDGNNLLDGLELATAISHVHKEEGGEHTQAMKEEELISLIDDVLRDDDKNNDGYIDYAEFAKSLE, encoded by the exons ATGGCCCCGAGGGGTGTTGGAGCggctctcctgtgctgctgcctggccgCCTCCCTCCTCGGCGCCCTGGCTGAGGAGCGCGGCGGGGAGGGCCAGCACGCGAACATCCGCCTCGATAAGAACCTGGTGCAAGATAAGGA acaCATCATGGAACATTTGGAAGGTGTTATTGAAAAACCAGAATCTGAGATGTCTCCGCAAGAGTTGCAGCTTCATTACTTCAAAATGCATGATTATGATGGCAATAATTTGTTAGATGGGCTAGAGCTTGCTACCGCTATATCACATGTCCACAAAGAG gaagGTGGTGAGCATACCCAGGCAATGAAAGAAGAAGAGCTAATTAGTCTAATAGATGATGTCTTGCGAGATGATGATAAGAACAATGACGGATACATTGACTATGCAGAATTTGCAAAATCACTGGAATAA